One region of Vigna angularis cultivar LongXiaoDou No.4 chromosome 10, ASM1680809v1, whole genome shotgun sequence genomic DNA includes:
- the LOC108335396 gene encoding uncharacterized protein LOC108335396 gives MSKTNVRRNGVEKCRSVKETQKILNHNFFSRNLKKVYPIGLQKSTSSLSLSSISLSLSQNSNDSSQADSLTPLDEKISFALRLISSRDTREPTIASKPLHQHQPPTSPSTTETGDFKRCNWITKNSDNAYIEFHDKCWGVPAYDDNKLFELLAMSGLLMDYNWTEILKRKESLREVFAGFDANTVAKMEEKDIMEIASNKALSLADSRVMCIVDNAKCITKIVKECGSFSSYIWGYVNHKPIINRYRYPRNVPLRSPKAEILSKDLVKRGFRFVGPVIVHSFMQAAGLTIDHLLDCYRHNECVSLAERPWRHI, from the exons ATGTCTAAAACGAATGTAAGAAGAAATGGTGTGGAGAAGTGCAGGAGTGTGAAAGAGACACAGAAAATATTGAACCACAACTTTTTCAGCAGAAACCTGAAGAAAGTGTACCCCATTGGCCTTCAGAAAAGCACTTCATCTTTGTCTCTGTCTTCCATATCCTTGTCTCTGTCTCAAAACTCCAATGACTCTTCTCAGGCTGATTCTTTGACACCACTCGATGAGAAGATTTCCTTCGCACTGCGTTTGATTTCATCTCGTGATACAAGAGAACCTACAATAGCTTCTAAGCCTCTTCACCAACACCAACCACCAACTTCACCATCCACCACTGAAACTGGGGATTTCAAAAGATGTAACTGGATCACCAAGAACAGTG ATAATGCCTACATAGAATTTCATGATAAATGCTGGGGAGTTCCAGCTTATGATGACAA CAAATTGTTTGAGCTGCTTGCAATGTCTGGATTGCTCATGGACTACAATTGGACAGaaattcttaaaagaaaagaaagtctTAG AGAAGTTTTCGCTGGATTTGATGCTAATACGGTTGCCAAAATGGAGGAAAAGGATATAATGGAAATTGCATCAAACAAAGCACTTTCTTTAGCCGATAGCAGAGTCATGTGCATAGTAGACAATGCCAAATGCATAACAAAG ATTGTTAAAGAATGTGGATCATTCAGCAGTTACATATGGGGTTACGTAAATCATAAACCAATAATAAACAGATACAGATACCCAAGAAATGTGCCATTGAGGAGTCCGAAAGCAGAGATCCTTAGCAAGGACTTAGTCAAGCGTGGATTTCGGTTCGTGGGTCCTGTCATTGTGCACTCTTTTATGCAAGCTGCAGGCTTGACCATTGATCATCTTCTCGATTGCTATAGGCATAATGAATGCGTCAGCCTTGCAGAAAGACCTTGGAGGCATATCTAA